One genomic window of Scatophagus argus isolate fScaArg1 chromosome 16, fScaArg1.pri, whole genome shotgun sequence includes the following:
- the LOC124072686 gene encoding dedicator of cytokinesis protein 7-like isoform X2, with protein sequence MTSTASERRAFAHKINRTVAAEVRKQVSRDYGSPQLTKKRGGAHHPLPLTEVVDPVDFEEYVSSHAPGVESGPLRQLMEFPQDDMELLHQDKECITLEPPLPEEEDSLDPRVRDALAVYTDDWLIIQRKYQRYSTMFTPHSSERQRERQRGLVKQTFELDEVAAAERQDDQEDAKRRSVSLDETPRGSWASSIFDLKNSSPDALLPSVLERTAPEDMDRRNTEARLQGRHSDLLGLYPPPDEDEAVERCSAIEVPKEHCGQRIMVKCLSLKFEIEIEPIFGTLALYDIKEKKKISENFYFDLNSDQMKGLLKPHTPHIAISTLARSAIFSITYPSADIFLVIKLEKVLQQGDIGECCEPYTVMKESDSSKHKEKLEKLRQQAEQSCCRLGRFRMPFAWTAIHLLNIVSSVGGLERSDPDSDSERKGHGTWNERKKKGFERMSVGDDICNFATFRPATLTVTNFFKQEGDRLSDEDLYKFLADMRRPSSVLRRLRPVTAQLKIDISPAPDSPHYCLSPELLHVKPYPDPRVRPTKEVLEFPARYVYTPHTTYRNLLYVYPQSLNFNSRQGSVRNIAVKVQFMAGEDPSQALPVIFGKSSCAEFMNEAYTPVIYHNKSPEFYEEMKMKIPANLTDNHHLLFTFYHISCQPKQNTPLETPVGYTWIPLMQHGRLRTGSFSLPVSVEKPPPSYSVLTPDVQLPGMKWVDNHKGVFNVEVTAASSVHTQDPHLDKFFTLVYVLEEYSFPFRLKDVIITEANMEGELKASMAALRGALLDTCVRFLHQLLNKLIQLIVYPPVIAGQIVNLGRTAFEAMALLVNQIHKNLEGNQDQHGRNHLLASYIHYCFRLPTAEPAVPPTAGSQSYEMPLQYATISRATARPSSLHLSRSKSISNSNPDLASTPVSPDEEVQRIIGSKGIDRSHSWVNSAYAPGGSRSVLRRNPNSSCELKQLLHEELALQWVVSTSTVREAALQQAWFFFQLMTKSMAHHLFLTSKLNVPRRQRFPDRFVDDIAALVCAISADVAGRYHKDVELVERLNSSLAFFLNDLLSLMDRGFVFNLIRSYYKQIANKLHTAQNPSSLNALRMDFIRIVCSHEHYVTLNLPCSTLSPPASPSPSTSSTTSQSSAFSSMVQDQGVATMFELSVPFRQQHFLSGLLLTELSLILDPDGEGVFFLHKKAISAVHSLLCSHDVDLRYTDPQVRAHVAQLYLPLIAIVMETLQQLHDFSDSSPARVRHASAHADDADPDSGNTISQSVAMAIAGSPLPHAKANPFALPTVPGRQSSSLSAECSRTLLVCFLWVLKNADAALLERWVSDLSVLQINRLLDLLHLCVSCFEYKGRKTLERINSLTFKKSQDMKARLEEAILGTIGARQEMVRRCRERSPYGSQENVRWRKNVTHWRQNADRVDKTKAEVEQESLVDGNLATEASLIVLDTLEIIVKTVVASELKESVLGGVLRVLLHSMAGNQSALFLQHCFTTQRALVFKFPEMLFEEDTELCADLCLRLLRHCSSSVGSVRSHASASLYLLMRQNFEIGNNFARVKMQVTMSLSSLVGTSQNFNEEHLRHSLKTILTYAEEDVELRDTPFPEQVQDLVFNLHMILTDTVKMKEHQQDPEMLIDLMYRIAKGYQNSPDLRLTWLQNMAGKHCERGNHAEAAHCLVHSAALVAEYLNMLEDCRYLPIGCVTFQNISSNVLEESAVSDDVLSPEEEGICAGKYFSESGLVGLLEQAAASFNMAAMYEAINEVYKILLPIHEANRDFKKLATVHGKLQDAFNKVYNQSSGWERMFGTYFRVGFYGCRFGDLDEQEFVYKEPSITKLAEISHRLEEFYSERFGDDVVEIIKDSNPVDKNKLDPNKAYLQITYVEPFFDTYELKERVTYFDKNYNLRTFMYCTPFTLDGRAHGDLNEQYKRKTILTTSHAFPYIKTRINVIHKEEIILVPIEVAIEDMQKKTQELAFATNQDPADSKMLQMVLQGCVGTTVNQGPLEVAQVFLSDIPDDPKLFRHHNKLRLCFKDFTKRCEDALRKNKALIGPDQKEYHRELERNYNKLKEALGPLINRKIPQLYRALPAQATQTQRNSYSRSSLRKVDC encoded by the exons AGAGGA TTCACTGGATCCCAGAGTGAGAGATGCCTTGGCAGTCTACACAGATGACTGGCTCATCATTCAAAGAAA aTATCAACGCTACAGCACCATGTTCACCCCTCACAGCTctgagcgacagagagagagacagcgaggaCTGGTCAAACAGACCTTTGAACTGGATGaggtggctgctgctgagcgCCAGGACGACCAG GAAGACGCAAAGCGACGCTCAGTCAGCCTCGATGAGACTCCTCGGGGAAGCTGGGCCTCCAGCATCTTTGACCTGAAGAACTCCTCTCCAGACGCTCTCCTGCCGTCTGTGCTGGAACGTACAGCTCCAGAGGACATGGACCGTCGCAATACTGAGGCACGCCTGCAGGGGCGCCACAGTGACCTGCTGGGCCTGTACCCtccccctgatgag GATGAAGCAGTAGAAAGATGCTCTGCCATCGAAGTACCAAAGGAACACTGTGGCCAGAGGATCATGGTCAAGTGTTTGTCTCTGAA gttTGAGATAGAAATTGAGCCAATATTTGGAACACTTGCCCTGTATGacataaaggaaaagaaaaag ATCTCTGAGAATTTCTACTTCGATCTGAACTCGGATCAGATGAAAGGGCTGCTTAaaccacacacacctcacataGCCATTTCCACATTGGCCCGGTCTGCCATTTTCTCCATCACATACCCTTCTGCCGATATCTTCTTGGTTATTAAG CTTGAGAAAGTCCTTCAGCAGGGAGACATTGGAGAATGCTGCGAGCCCTACACAGTCATGAAAGAGTCAGATTCCTCCAAG CACAAGGAAAAGCTGGAGAAGCTGCGTCAACAGGCAGAGCAGTCATGTTGTCGTCTCGGACGTTTTCGCATGCCTTTTGCCTGGACAGCCATCCACCTTCTCAACATCGTGAGCAGCGTGGGAGGTCTGGAACGGTCGGACCCCGACTCCGACTCTG AGCGAAAAGGTCATGGGACAtggaatgagagaaagaaaaaggggtTTGAGCGGATGAGTGTCGGGGATGACATCTGCAACTTTGCCACTTTCCGCCCCGCAACGTTGACCGTCACCAACTTCTTCAAACAG GAGGGGGACCGACTGAGCGATGAGGACCTCTACAAATTTCTGGCGGATATGCGCAGACCGTCCTCTGTTCTGCGGCGACTGAGGCCTGTTACAG CCCAGTTGAAGATTGACATCTCTCCAGCTCCGGACTCGCCACACTACTGTCTGTCGCCAGAGCTGCTTCACGTGAAGCCTTACCCGGACCCGCGTGTTCGCCCAACCAAGGAGGTGCTGGAGTTCCCTGCTCGCTATGtctacacaccacacaccacctACAG GAACTTGCTCTATGTTTACCCACAAAGTCTGAACTTCAACAGTCGCCAGGGCTCAGTGAGGAACATTGCTGTGAAGGTTCAGTTCATGGCAGGAGAGGACCCCAGTCAAGCTTTGCCG GTCATCTTTGGGAAGTCAAGTTGTGCTGAGTTCATGAATGAGGCCTACACTCCTGTCATCTACCATAACAA GTCTCCTGAGTTTTATgaggagatgaagatgaagattcCTGCCAATCTGACAGACAACCACCATCTGCTGTTCACCTTCTACCACATCAGCTGCCAGCCCAAACAGAACACGCCTCTGGAGACCCCCGTGGGCTACACG TGGATCCCTCTGATGCAGCATGGCCGACTACGCACCGGCTCCTTCAGTTTGCCCGTCTCAGTGGAAAAGCCTCCACCGAGCTACTCTGTACTCACCCCTGAC GTTCAGCTCCCAGGCATGAAGTGGGTGGATAATCACAAAGGGGTGTTCAATGTCGAAGTGACAGCGGCCTCCTCGGTTCACACTCAG GACCCTCACCTGGATAAGTTCTTCACTCTGGTTTATGTTCTGGAGGAGTACTCCTTCCCCTTCCGCCTGAAGGATGTTATCATTACTGAAGCAAACATGGAAGGGGAGCTGAAGGCCAGCATGGCTGCACTGAGAGGGGCTCTGCTGGATACCTGTGTCAGGTTCCTGCACCAGCTGCTCAACAAGCTCATTCAGCTCATCGTCTACCCGCCGGTCATTGCGGGCCAAATCG TAAACCTGGGCCGGACTGCCTTTGAAGCTATGGCTTTGCTGGTCAACCAGATCCACAAGAACCTGGAAGGGAACCAGGACCAACACGGTCGTAACCACCTGTTGGCGTCATACATCCACTACTGCTTCCGCCTGCCAACCGCCGAGCCTGCAGTGCCCCCAACCG CTGGCTCACAGTCCTACGAGATGCCTTTGCAGTACGCCACCATATCGAGAGCAACAGCCCGTCCAAGCAGCCTGCACTTGTCCCGCTCCAAGAGTATCAGCAACTCCAACCCAGACTTGGCCAGCACACCAGTTTCTCCTGACGAAGAGGTGCAGAGGATCATAGGGAGCAAG GGCATTGACCGCTCCCACTCCTGGGTAAACTCTGCTTATGCCCCGGGGGGTTCCAGATCTGTGCTACGCCGGAACCCCAACTCCAGCTGTGAGCTCAAGCAG CTCCTCCACGAGGAGCTGGCATTGCAGTGGGTGGTCAGCACCAGCACAGTGAGGGAAGCAGCGCTGCAGCAGGCCTGGTTTTTCTTCCAGCTCATG ACAAAGAGCATGGCACATCACTTATTCCTGACCTCAAAACTGAACGTTCCCAGGCGTCAGCGTTTCCCAGACCGCTTTGTGGACGACATCGCTGCACTCGTGTGTGCCATCAGCGCAGACGTTGCCGGTCGATACCACAAG GATGTGGAGCTTGTGGAGAGATTAAATAGCAGTCTGGCTTTCTTCCTGAATGACCTGCTGTCTCTCATGGACCGGGGCTTTGTGTTCAACCTCATCCGCTCCTACTACAAACAG ATTGCCAACAAGCTCCACACAGCGCAGAACCCCAGCTCTCTGAACGCCCTGAGGATGGACTTCATTCGTATCGTCTGCAGCCACGAGCACTACGTCACCCTCAACCTGCCGTGCTCCACTCTAAGCCCTCCAGCCTCCCcatccccctccacctcctccaccacctcgCAG AGTTCAGCGTTTTCCAGTATGGTGCAAGATCAGGGTGTGGCCACCATGTTTGAGCTCTCCGTCCCTTTTCGCcagcagcacttcctgtctggccTGCTGCTTACCGAGCTTTCTCTCATCCTTGATCCTGATGGAGAAGG agtttttttccttcataaAAAGGCCATTAGTGCCGTTCACTCCCTGTTGTGCAGCCATGATGTAGACCTTCGCTACACTGACCCTCAGGTCAGGGCCCATGTGGCCCAGCTCTACCTGCCCCTCATCGCCATCGTCATGGAGACATTGCAACAGCTCCACGACTTCTCTG ACTCCTCGCCTGCTCGGGTCCGCCATGCCTCAGCCCACGCCGACGATGCCGACCCAGACAGCGGCAATACTATCAGTCagtctgttgccatggcaattGCCGGCTCCCCTTTGCCGCATGCCAAAGCCAACCCCTTCGCACTGCCCACAGTG CCTGGGCGCCAGTCCAGCTCTCTGTCTGCCGAATGCAGCAGGACTCTGCTGGTGTGTTTCCTGTGGGTGCTGAAGAATGCAGATGCAGCTCTCCTGGAGCGCTGGGTGTCTGATTTGTCTGTACTGCAAATCAACCGCCTGTTGGATCTGCTGCATCTCTGTGTCTCCTGCTTTGAATACAAG GGGAGAAAGACTCTGGAGAGGATCAACAGCCTGACATTCAAGAAGTCTCAGGACATGAAGGCCCGGCTGGAGGAGGCCATACTGGGCACCATCGGAGCTCGTCAGGAGATGGTTCGCCGCTGCAGAG aAAGGAGTCCCTATGGCAGCCAGGAGAATGTTCGGTGGAGGAAGAACGTCACTCACTGGAGGCAAAATGCAGACAGAGTTGACAA GACTAAagctgaggtggagcaggagTCTTTAGTGGATGGAAACTTGGCTACTGAGGCGTCTCTGATTGTACTGGATACGCTGGAGATTATAGTGAAG ACTGTGGTGGCATCAGAGCTAAAGGAAAGTGTCCTCGGTGGAGTGCTGAGAGTCCTCCTTCACAGCATGGCAGGCAACCAGAGCGCCCTCTTCCTGCAACACTGCTTCACTACACAAAGGGCTTTGGTCTTCAAG tTCCCAGAGATGCTGTTCGAGGAGGACACCGAGCTTTGTGCTGACCTGTGCCTGCGTCTCCTGcgtcactgcagcagcagcgttGGCTCTGTCAGAAGTCACGCCTCCGCCTCCCTTTACCTGCTCATGAGGCAGAACTTTGAGATTGGAAAT AACTTTGCTCGTGTGAAGATGCAGGTGACCATGTCCCTGTCATCACTGGTGGGAACGTCGCAAAACTTCAACGAGGAGCATCTTCGTCACTCACTCAAGACTATCCTGACGTATGCCGAAGAGGACGTGGAGCTGCGCGACACACCCTTCCCAGAGCAG GTCCAGGATCTGGTATTCAACCTGCACATGATTCTCACCGACACTGTTAAGATGAAAGAGCATCAGCAGGATCCGGAGATGCTCATCGACTTAATGTACAG gatTGCAAAGGGCTACCAGAACTCCCCTGACCTGCGTCTGACGTGGCTCCAGAACATGGCAGGAAAACACTGTGAGAGAGGGAACCATGCCGAAGCCGCCCACTGTCTGGTCCACAGTGCAGCACTGGTGGCAGAATACCTCAACATGCTGGAGGATTGCCGCTACCTGCCAATAGGTTGTGTCACGTTTCAG aatATTTCATCCAACGTATTGGAGGAGTCGGCTGTGTCCGATGACGTCTTGTCTCCTGAGGAGGAGGGGATTTGTGCTGGGAAGTACTTCAGCGAGTCTGGCCTGGTGGGCCTCCTGGAGCAAGCAGCTGCCTCCTTTAACATG GCTGCCATGTACGAAGCCATCAATGAAGTGTACAAAATTCTGCTGCCCATCCACGAAGCCAACAGAGATTTCAAAAAGCTGGCTACTGTCCACGGGAAGCTGCAGGATGCCTTCAACAAAGTCTACAACCAA AGTTCAGGATGGGAG AGAATGTTTGGGACCTACTTCCGGGTGGGTTTCTATGGCTGCCGCTTCGGAGACCTGGATGAACAGGAGTTTGTCTACAAGGAGCCATCAATCACCAAACTGGCTGAGATCTCTCACAGACTGGAG GAGTTCTACTCAGAGAGATTTGGCGATGATGTGGTAGAAATTATCAAAGACTCCAACCCagtggacaaaaacaaactggatCCCAACAAG GCCTACCTCCAGATCACCTACGTTGAACCGTTCTTCGACACGTACGAGCTGAAAGAAAGGGTCACCTACTTTGACAAGAACTACAACCTGCGTACCTTCATGTACTGCACCCCCTTCACCCTGGACGGCCGAGCCCACGGCGACCTGAACGAGCAGTACAAACGCAAAACCATCCTGACGACATCTCACGCCTTCCCTTACATCAAGACGCGCATCAATGTTATCCACAAGGAGGAG ATCATCCTTGTCCCCATCGAGGTGGCCATTGAGGACATGCAGAAGAAGACTCAGGAGCTTGCATTCGCCACAAACCAAGATCCTGCCGACTCCAAGATGCTGCAGATGGTTCTGCAGGGATGTGTGGGCACCACTGTcaaccag GGCCCCCTTGAGGTGGCGCAGGTCTTTCTTTCCGACATTCCTGATGATCCAAAGCTGTTTCGCCATCACAACAAATTGCGCCTCTGCTTTAAAGACTTCACTAAGAG GTGTGAGGACGCCCTGAGGAAGAATAAAGCCCTGATCGGACCAGATCAGAAAGAGTACCACAGAGAACTGGAGAGGAACTATAATAAACTGAAAGAAGCTCTGGGTCCTCTCATCAACCGCAAGATCCCCCAGCTATACAGAGCCCTGCCAGCTCAggctacacaaacacaacg GAACTCCTACAGCAGGTCCAGTCTCCGCAAGGTCGACTGTTGA